In Ferrimicrobium acidiphilum DSM 19497, one DNA window encodes the following:
- a CDS encoding sensor histidine kinase: MARFDRSEQRRTILGGGLWVWSLLFVGSLGAAIIMTLVYPSHSTSREVGAVIAELVAALSWFGIGKPVFVQLGRSKTRLWVLIGSQIVILAISSSLNPNTGYLLMPVAALVYAILPLQLSLPSVAVIEGMVGFLSHYFARPSVSYVVIADWFVPTFVAGSFVAIFISRLLDQQANLSRSLNELRVTQGRLSELYRQIGENNERERLAARIHETIAQQLIGILLIVRGGQDGAIDVELIEEAAQTALDAARAVIREGQLPATTLASVADEVELLKDKLQSSGVTLIVKHFPSTEFLLDPTTTECMTLILREVGNNIIRHSKARTAYLDFVEEEGSLIVLVEDDGVGFEAEGTDLREHFGLELMRRRVEQVFGDFSIKSHRETGTQIKVRLPR, encoded by the coding sequence ATGGCACGATTCGATCGGAGTGAACAGCGACGCACGATTCTAGGAGGCGGTCTTTGGGTCTGGAGCCTCCTCTTCGTGGGTTCTCTCGGTGCAGCGATCATCATGACGTTGGTCTACCCCTCGCACTCCACCAGTCGCGAGGTTGGTGCTGTGATTGCGGAACTAGTTGCAGCGCTCAGTTGGTTCGGCATTGGAAAGCCGGTGTTCGTCCAACTTGGACGCTCGAAGACTCGACTCTGGGTGCTGATCGGATCGCAGATCGTTATTCTCGCCATCTCGTCCTCGCTCAATCCGAACACTGGCTACCTCTTGATGCCTGTAGCAGCGTTGGTCTATGCCATATTGCCGCTGCAGCTTTCGTTGCCGAGTGTTGCTGTGATCGAGGGCATGGTGGGCTTTCTTTCGCACTACTTTGCGCGGCCGTCGGTTTCGTACGTAGTGATCGCCGATTGGTTTGTACCGACTTTTGTCGCCGGCTCCTTTGTCGCCATCTTTATCTCTCGACTCCTTGACCAACAGGCGAATCTCTCGCGGAGCCTCAATGAGTTGCGTGTTACCCAGGGCAGACTCTCTGAACTCTATCGCCAAATTGGCGAGAATAACGAGCGAGAGCGGCTCGCGGCGCGTATTCACGAGACGATTGCACAACAACTTATTGGCATTTTGCTGATCGTGCGTGGTGGACAAGATGGTGCTATCGACGTCGAGCTAATTGAAGAAGCGGCACAGACCGCTCTCGATGCGGCGCGAGCGGTCATTCGAGAGGGGCAACTGCCAGCTACAACGCTGGCGTCGGTCGCCGATGAGGTGGAACTGTTGAAGGACAAGCTCCAGTCCAGTGGCGTTACCTTGATCGTGAAGCACTTTCCTTCTACCGAGTTTCTACTCGATCCGACAACGACTGAGTGCATGACCCTCATCCTGCGAGAGGTCGGAAACAATATCATCCGTCATTCGAAGGCGAGAACTGCTTACCTCGATTTTGTCGAAGAGGAGGGGTCGCTTATCGTCCTCGTTGAGGATGACGGCGTAGGTTTCGAGGCCGAGGGGACTGATCTCCGCGAACACTTTGGGCTTGAGTTGATGCGGCGCAGAGTTGAGCAAGTCTTCGGTGATTTTAGTATCAAGAGCCATCGAGAGACCGGAACACAAATCAAGGTTCGGTTGCCAAGATGA
- a CDS encoding response regulator transcription factor, producing the protein MIKVVIVDDHTIVRRGLLGILAKAPDCKIVGEAAGIAQAKQVISAQLPDVVCCDLKLQDGDGASLVAWVRDRTEANALVLTTYDEPALVRSALAAGAKGYLLKDVEESILFDAIRRVATGRSYYATAVSSRISHDLLNDALLTQRELEVLTLAASGATNTIIGGVLGISEPTVKTYFARIFGKLGVSTRTQAVVAAIDHGYLDRGAIYR; encoded by the coding sequence ATGATCAAAGTTGTGATTGTTGATGACCATACCATCGTACGACGTGGACTGCTTGGCATCTTGGCAAAGGCTCCTGATTGTAAGATCGTTGGTGAAGCTGCCGGTATAGCGCAAGCGAAGCAGGTTATCAGCGCACAGCTACCAGATGTAGTGTGTTGTGACCTCAAACTCCAAGATGGCGACGGCGCTAGTCTGGTTGCTTGGGTGCGCGATAGGACCGAGGCTAACGCGCTTGTGCTGACGACCTATGATGAACCAGCTTTAGTTCGTTCGGCACTCGCGGCGGGGGCAAAGGGTTATCTCTTGAAGGATGTGGAGGAATCGATTCTCTTCGATGCGATCCGGCGAGTGGCGACTGGGCGAAGCTACTATGCAACGGCGGTAAGCAGCAGGATCTCGCACGATCTGCTCAACGATGCTCTCCTTACTCAAAGAGAGCTCGAGGTGCTCACACTCGCGGCCTCCGGTGCCACCAATACCATTATCGGTGGGGTGCTCGGTATTAGCGAGCCAACCGTGAAGACTTATTTCGCGCGTATTTTTGGCAAGCTTGGTGTGAGTACCAGAACACAGGCGGTGGTGGCCGCCATCGATCACGGCTATCTCGACCGAGGTGCTATCTATCGCTAG
- a CDS encoding SDR family NAD(P)-dependent oxidoreductase, translated as MSRPTIPVALVTGTAQGIGRAVADQLEADGLQVLRTDREEMDVTDAESVERFVASAPPIDVLVNSAGGVLGQVHRPLEEVSDADWRAVIDVNLTGTFHCVRAVVAGMKQRGWGRIVTISSGAGRSVSLTGIQAYASAKAAQINFTRQMAHELGPYAITVNAIAPGFVLSNPTTIAQWESYGAEGQRKLIEGIALRRLGEAADIANGVSFFVSERASWISGQTLSIDGGSALF; from the coding sequence ATGTCTCGACCAACCATCCCAGTGGCACTCGTCACGGGCACAGCACAGGGGATAGGTCGCGCTGTCGCCGATCAGCTCGAGGCGGATGGACTCCAGGTGCTACGCACCGATCGTGAGGAGATGGACGTTACCGATGCCGAGTCGGTAGAGCGCTTTGTGGCCTCTGCACCCCCTATTGACGTATTGGTTAATAGCGCTGGTGGAGTTCTCGGCCAAGTTCATCGGCCACTAGAGGAGGTAAGTGACGCGGATTGGCGGGCTGTCATCGACGTCAACTTGACCGGCACATTTCACTGTGTACGCGCTGTGGTAGCCGGGATGAAGCAGCGAGGATGGGGTAGAATCGTCACCATCTCCTCGGGCGCAGGAAGAAGCGTATCCCTCACCGGAATCCAGGCCTATGCTAGTGCCAAGGCTGCTCAGATCAACTTCACTCGCCAGATGGCCCACGAGCTTGGCCCTTATGCGATCACCGTGAACGCCATCGCACCCGGCTTTGTGCTCTCCAATCCGACGACGATCGCTCAGTGGGAGTCCTACGGAGCTGAAGGTCAACGCAAGCTAATAGAGGGGATTGCGCTGAGGAGACTTGGCGAGGCAGCTGACATTGCCAATGGAGTTTCGTTCTTCGTATCCGAGCGTGCCAGTTGGATCAGTGGTCAGACGCTCTCGATTGACGGCGGAAGTGCGCTGTTCTGA
- a CDS encoding heavy metal-binding domain-containing protein has translation MAEETLDPEQLGVPEDAIRRLQEMRPGQSTSLFTSDLSVNEFLLVREAGFRPLGLVFGSSIYHVGIQVGRWSSNQELDKLTSAMYHARELAMERMQSEAEVLGADGIVGVRLDVEFKEFGNDIAEFIAVGTAVKADDTSINWQSGGRPFTSDLSGQDFWTLLQSGYAPLGMVMGTCVYHIAHQGMLKSMGNFGQNTEIPVFTEALYDARELAMSRMQAEAEALHAEGIVGVKLLALPHQWGGHTTEFFSIGTAVHPLRDDHIIAKPQMVLPLTDF, from the coding sequence ATGGCTGAAGAGACCCTCGATCCAGAACAGCTAGGGGTGCCTGAGGACGCTATTCGGCGCCTCCAGGAGATGCGGCCAGGGCAGTCCACCTCCCTGTTCACCTCGGACCTATCGGTCAATGAGTTCTTACTCGTTCGCGAGGCCGGATTCCGGCCCTTGGGGCTGGTGTTTGGATCCTCTATCTACCATGTCGGCATCCAAGTGGGTCGATGGAGTAGCAACCAAGAGCTCGACAAGTTGACTTCTGCGATGTATCATGCCCGGGAGCTCGCGATGGAGCGGATGCAGTCTGAGGCTGAGGTGCTTGGAGCAGACGGCATCGTGGGCGTTCGCCTTGACGTAGAGTTCAAGGAGTTCGGTAACGATATTGCCGAGTTCATTGCGGTGGGTACAGCCGTGAAGGCTGACGATACCTCAATCAATTGGCAGAGCGGCGGGCGCCCATTTACTTCGGACTTGAGTGGACAAGACTTTTGGACGTTGCTCCAGTCCGGTTATGCCCCTCTGGGAATGGTTATGGGGACCTGTGTATACCATATAGCCCATCAGGGGATGCTGAAGTCGATGGGAAATTTTGGCCAAAACACAGAGATTCCGGTCTTCACTGAGGCGCTCTATGACGCCCGAGAGCTAGCGATGAGCCGGATGCAGGCTGAGGCCGAGGCGTTGCACGCCGAGGGTATCGTTGGTGTAAAGCTGCTCGCGCTGCCACATCAGTGGGGTGGACACACCACAGAGTTCTTCTCCATCGGCACCGCGGTACATCCACTAAGAGATGATCACATTATTGCTAAGCCGCAAATGGTGCTTCCACTGACTGATTTCTAA